CGTGTCCCACTATTATTTTTGACAACATAGTATGCCACTTGATTATTActattagattttgtttttttttgttttttgttaaagggttgTTTTATTAGATTATAACTAAGTGAGACCTTCCTCtttggttttgaatattttgatgATGGAAAAGGGTTTTGAAAGAGGTTTTCCAAAGTGTCATACATACTTGTAAACttaaatttaaaccataaaagaaTAAACCCATCCATATCATATATGCTGTATTACCGAATCGCCACGTAAAAATTAAGTAATCGAATAAAATCCATGAGAGACTTTGTAGATATTGCTGCTTCACTGTCTTTTCCGCGTGGATGAGAGAGCAGATAACACATACAAGAAAATAGTTTAGCTGCATGTGAACTACGTAATGTCCGTCAATTTCTCTGTTTCGCCAATTTTtctctaataatttaatttatcaacACGAATAATTGAACAAAACACATGCATCATCAATTCATAAATGTAACTGTCTTACACATTAGCAATTTCTGTTTTTCGTAACTTCTTTTCCGAACCTATTATTATGTTATCTTTTACCTCAATCATGTGAAATCTCCACCTTTCATTACTCATAAATAATGACATTGacctctctctcctttttagttttttcttaagTATACAACATGTTAGATGATCATCATCAACTCATACTAACATATTCAAAATAACATAGCATTTTACGTGATATTACGATAtgttaaacaatttttataaatgccccttcaattttttattttttagcaTTTCGCATCATTGTCATAATTTCTCTTTAATTAAAGAGAATGTGACTAAAATTTTTGTTCtccaccttaccaaaaaaaaagagagaatttgtTAAACATATACCTCTTTTGGAATTTATAAACAATGGTAATTTCTGCTAAATCAAATCTAACATAGACTGGATATAGAAAATAATCAATTtgagtttttcattttctagtTATTCAACCATTTTGAAAAtccttttgtaaaataaattaaaataaaactataaaaattatttactgGAAATCAAAAGCTCTTCCAGCTTTCCAAAccacaacaaataaacaaaccaacACTGTTTTATTGCCAAGTTAAAAGTTACGCAAGTTAAACCAAATCCTCCACACACCTTCACCCCAAGTTTTGACTTTACACACATCCCCGTGATTGGTGTGGACCGTACATCGGCGCGTCACCTCCACCCTCCCTCCCATTCTCTCCATTATAACctcatcttcctctctctctctctctctcttctgctaCAACAATGGCTTCAACACTCAAAtcactcttcctcctcctcctcttcctcttcttcttcacagctCAATCTCGCTTAACCGCAAACTTCTACTCGAAAACATGCCCAAGATTCCTCGACATAGTCCGAGacacaatcacaaacaaacagATCACAACACCAACCACCGCAGCCGCCGTGATCCGCCTCTTCTTCCACGACTGTTTCCCTAACGGCTGCGACGCCTCAGTCCTAATCTCCTCAACGCCATTCAACACAGCTGAACGTGACTCATCCATCAACCTCTCGCTCCCCGGAGACGGCTTCGACGTCATTGTCCGAGCCAAAACAGCTCTCGAACTCGCTTGTCCCAACACTGTTTCTTGTTCCGACATCATCTCCGTCGCGACACGTGACCTTTTAATAACCGTCGGTGGTCCTTACTACGACGTTTACCTTGGCCGTCGTGATTCAAGAACCTCTAAATCTTCTCTTTTAAAcgatcttcttcctcttccttcttcgcCAATCTCTAAACTCATTCACCAGTTTGAATCCAAAGGCTTCAGTGTTCAAGAAATGGTTGCTCTGAGTGGTGCTCATTCAATTGGGTTTTCACATTGTAAAGAGTTTGCGGGTCGGGTGGGTCTTAATAACACCGGGTATAACCCGAGATTCGCGGTGGCTTTGAAGAAAGCTTGTGCTAATTACCCTAAAGATCCGACTATTTCAGTGTTTAATGATATTATGACTCCTAATAAGTTTGATAATATGTATTATCAGAATATACCAAAGGGTCTTGGGTTACTTGAATCGGATCATGGGTTATATTCTGACCCGAGAACCCGACCTTTTGTTGATCTTTATGCTAAGGATCAAGATCGGTTTTTCAAAGATTTTGCTAGAGCTATGCAGAAGTTGAGTCTTTTTGGTGTCAAGACTGGTCGAAGAGGAGAGATCCGAAGAAGGTGCGATGCCATTAATTgagtttatgtttatttttatatttttattttttNNNNNNNNNNNNNNNNNNNNNNNNNNNNNNNNNNNNNNNNNNNNNNNNNNNNNNNNNNNNNNNNNNNNNNNNNNNNNNNNNNNNNNNNNNNNNNNNNNNNNNNNNNNNNNNNNNNNNNNNNNNNNNNNNNNNNNNNNNNNNNNNNNNNNNNNNNNNNNNNNNNNNNNNNNNNNNNNNNNNNNNNNNNNNNNNNNNNNNNNNNNNNNNNNNNNNNNNNNNNNNNNNNNNNNNNNNNNNNNNNNNNNNNNNNNNNNNNNNNNNNNNNNNNNNNNNNNNNNNNNNNNNNNNNNNNNNNNNNNNNNNNNNNNNNNNNNNNNNNNNNNNNNNNNNNNNNNNNNNNNNNNNNNNNNNNNNNNNNNNNNNNNNNNNNNNNNNNNNNNNNNNNNNNNNNNNNNNNNNNNNNNNNNNNNNNNNNNNNNNNNNNNNNNNNNNNNNNNNNNNNNNNNNNNNNNNNNNNNNNNNNNNNNNNNNNNNNNNNNNNNNNNNNNNNNNNNNNNNNNNNNNNNNNNNNNNNNNNNNNNNNNNNNNNNNNNNNNNNNNNNNNNNNNNNNNNNNNNNNNNNNNNNNNNNNNNNNNNNNNNNNNNNNNNNNNNNNNNNNNNNNNNNNNNNNNNNNNNNNNNNNNNNNNNNNNNNNNNNNNNNNNNNNNNNNNNNNNNNNNNNNNNNNNNNNNNNNNNNNNNNNNNNNNNNNNNNNNNNNNNNNNNNNNNNNNNNNNNNNNNNNNNNNNNNNNNNNNNNNNNNNNNNNNNNNNNNNNNNNNNNNNNNNNNNNNNNNNNNNNNNNNNNNNNNNNNNNNNNNNNNNNNNNNNNNNNNNNNNNNNNNNNNNNNNNNNNNNNNNNNNNNNNNNNNNNNNNNNNNNNNNNNNNNNNNNNNNNNNNNNNNNNNNNNNNNNNNNNNNNNNNNNNNNNNNNNNNNNNNNNNNNNNNNNNNNNNNNNNNNNNNNNNNNNNNNNNNNNNNNNNNNNNNNNNNNNNNNNNNNNNNNNNNNNNNNNNNNNNNNNNNNNNNNNNNNNNNNNNNNNNNNNNNNNNNNNNNNNNNNNNNNNNNNNNNNNNNNNNNNNNNNNNNNNNNNNNNNNNNNNNNNNNNNNNNNNNNNNNNNNNNNNNNNNNNNNNNNNNNNNNNNNNNNNNNNNNNNNNNNNNNNNNNNNNNNNNNNNNNNNNNNNNNNNNNNNNNNNNNNNNNNNNNNNNNNNNNNNNNNNNNNNNNNNNNNNNNNNNNNNNNNNNNNNNNNNNNNNNNNNNNNNNNNNNNNNNNNNNNNNNNNNNNNNNNNNNNNNNNNNNNNNNNNNNNNNNNNNNNNNNNNNNNNNNNNNNNNNNNNNNNNNNNNNNNNNNNNNNNNNNNNNNNNNNNNNNNNNNNNNNNNNNNNNNNNNNNNNNNNNNNNNNNNNNNNNNNNNNNNNNNNNNNNNNNNNNNNNNNNNNNNNNNNNNNNNNNNNNNNNNNNNNNNNNNNNNNNNNNNNNNNNNNNNNNNNNNNNNNNNNNNNNNNNNNNNNNNNNNNNNNNNNNNNNNNNNNNNNNNNNNNNNNNNNNNNNNNNNNNNNNNNNNNNNNNNNNNNNNNNNNNNNNNNNNNNNNNNNNNNNNN
The sequence above is drawn from the Camelina sativa cultivar DH55 chromosome 4, Cs, whole genome shotgun sequence genome and encodes:
- the LOC104780061 gene encoding peroxidase 31-like isoform X1, translating into MASTLKSLFLLLLFLFFFTAQSRLTANFYSKTCPRFLDIVRDTITNKQITTPTTAAAVIRLFFHDCFPNGCDASVLISSTPFNTAERDSSINLSLPGDGFDVIVRAKTALELACPNTVSCSDIISVATRDLLITVGGPYYDVYLGRRDSRTSKSSLLNDLLPLPSSPISKLIHQFESKGFSVQEMVALSGAHSIGFSHCKEFAGRVGLNNTGYNPRFAVALKKACANYPKDPTISVFNDIMTPNKFDNMYYQNIPKGLGLLESDHGLYSDPRTRPFVDLYAKDQDRFFKDFARAMQKLSLFGVKTGRRGEIRRRCDAIN
- the LOC104780061 gene encoding peroxidase 31-like isoform X2, which produces MASTLKSLFLLLLFLFFFTAQSRLTANFYSKTCPRFLDIVRDTITNKQITTPTTAAAVIRLFFHDCFPNGCDASVLISSTPFNTAERDSSINLSLPGDGFDVIVRAKTALELACPNTVSCSDIISVATRDLLITVGGPYYDVYLGRRDSRTSKSSLLNDLLPLPSSPISKLIHQFESKGFSVQEMVALSGAHSIGFSHCKEFAGRVGLNNTGYNPRFAVALKKACANYPKDPTISVFNDIMTPNKFDNMYYQNIPKGLGLLESDHGLYSDPRTRPFVDLYAKDQDRFFKDFARAMQKLSLFGVKTGRRGEIRRRCDAIN